A window from Microbacterium ginsengiterrae encodes these proteins:
- the rplW gene encoding 50S ribosomal protein L23, translated as MTEQKGALQTAFNKDPRDIILKPVVSEKSYSLIDEGKYTFLVDPRASKTEIKLAIEKIFDVKVASVNTINRVGKARRTRFGTGKRKDTKRAIVSLKSGTIDIFTAIG; from the coding sequence ATGACCGAGCAGAAGGGCGCCCTTCAGACGGCGTTCAACAAGGACCCCCGCGACATCATCCTGAAGCCGGTCGTCTCTGAGAAGAGCTACTCGCTGATCGATGAGGGCAAGTACACCTTCCTCGTGGACCCGCGTGCATCGAAGACCGAGATCAAGCTCGCCATCGAGAAGATCTTCGACGTCAAGGTCGCATCGGTCAACACGATCAACCGCGTCGGCAAGGCCCGTCGCACCCGCTTCGGCACCGGTAAGCGCAAGGACACCAAGCGCGCCATCGTGAGCCTGAAGTCGGGCACCATCGACATCTTCACGG
- the rplD gene encoding 50S ribosomal protein L4 produces the protein MADSTLALDVLKADGKKAGSIELPAALFDVKTNIPLIHQVVVAQLAAARQGTHSTKRRGEVSGAGRKPFKQKGTGNARQGSIRAPHMTGGGIVHGPKPRDYSQRTPKKMIAAALLGALSDRFRGDRLHAIESFGIDGTPSTKTAAKFLATVASSKNVLVVTERNDELTTKSIRNLSNLHVISFDQLNAYDVLVSDDIVFTKAALEGFIASKTGATEEVSA, from the coding sequence ATGGCTGACTCGACTCTCGCGCTCGACGTCCTCAAGGCCGACGGCAAGAAGGCTGGCTCCATCGAGCTGCCTGCCGCGCTCTTCGACGTCAAGACGAACATTCCGCTCATCCACCAGGTCGTCGTCGCGCAGCTCGCGGCGGCTCGCCAGGGCACGCACTCGACCAAGCGTCGTGGCGAGGTCTCCGGTGCCGGCCGCAAGCCCTTCAAGCAGAAGGGCACGGGTAACGCCCGTCAGGGCTCGATCCGCGCGCCGCACATGACCGGCGGTGGCATCGTCCACGGCCCGAAGCCGCGTGACTACTCGCAGCGCACCCCCAAGAAGATGATCGCCGCGGCCCTCCTCGGAGCCCTCAGCGACCGCTTCCGCGGTGACCGCCTGCACGCCATCGAGTCGTTCGGCATCGACGGCACGCCTTCGACCAAGACCGCCGCGAAGTTCCTCGCGACCGTCGCTTCGTCGAAGAACGTCCTCGTCGTCACCGAGCGCAACGATGAACTGACCACGAAGAGCATTCGTAACCTCTCGAACCTCCACGTGATCAGCTTCGACCAGCTCAACGCGTACGACGTTCTCGTCTCCGACGACATCGTCTTCACCAAGGCCGCACTCGAGGGCTTCATCGCCTCGAAGACCGGCGCAACCGAGGAGGTCTCGGCATGA
- the rplC gene encoding 50S ribosomal protein L3, translating to MADINAKISKGMLGTKLGMTQVWNADGKLVPVTVIELAPNVVTQVRTPEKDGYNAVQIAAGQIDPRKVNKPLTAHFEAAGVTPRRHVTEIRTADAADYSLGQEITVDGLFEAGQLVDVVGTSKGKGTAGVMKRHNFKGVSASHGAHRNHRKPGSIGASSTPSRVFKGMRMAGRMGGERVTVLNLTVHGIDAEKGLLLVKGAVPGARGRVVYVRNAVKGA from the coding sequence ATGGCTGACATCAACGCAAAGATTTCCAAGGGAATGCTGGGCACCAAGCTCGGCATGACCCAGGTGTGGAACGCGGACGGCAAGCTCGTCCCCGTCACCGTCATCGAGCTGGCACCCAACGTGGTCACTCAGGTCCGTACCCCCGAGAAGGACGGCTACAACGCCGTGCAGATCGCGGCCGGCCAGATCGACCCCCGCAAGGTCAACAAGCCCCTCACCGCCCACTTCGAGGCAGCCGGCGTCACGCCGCGCCGCCACGTCACCGAGATCCGCACTGCGGATGCTGCTGACTACTCACTCGGTCAGGAGATCACGGTGGACGGCCTCTTCGAGGCAGGGCAGCTGGTCGACGTCGTCGGCACCAGCAAGGGCAAGGGCACCGCGGGTGTCATGAAGCGCCACAACTTCAAGGGCGTCTCGGCATCGCACGGTGCACACCGCAACCACCGCAAGCCCGGTTCGATCGGCGCATCGTCGACCCCGAGCCGCGTATTCAAGGGCATGCGCATGGCCGGCCGTATGGGTGGCGAGCGCGTGACCGTCCTCAACCTGACGGTGCACGGCATCGACGCCGAGAAGGGTCTGCTGCTCGTCAAGGGCGCCGTCCCCGGTGCTCGTGGCCGCGTCGTCTACGTCCGCAACGCAGTGAAGGGGGCCTAG
- the rpsJ gene encoding 30S ribosomal protein S10: protein MAGQKIRIRLKSYDHEVIDTSARKIVDTVTRAGATVVGPVPLPTEKNVVAVIRSPHKYKDSREHFEMRTHKRLIDIVDPTPKAVDSLMRLDLPADVNIEIKL, encoded by the coding sequence ATGGCGGGACAGAAGATCCGCATTCGCCTGAAGTCGTATGACCATGAGGTCATCGACACGTCGGCGCGCAAGATCGTCGACACCGTGACCCGTGCGGGCGCGACTGTCGTCGGCCCCGTGCCGCTTCCGACGGAGAAGAACGTGGTCGCAGTGATCCGTTCGCCCCACAAGTACAAGGACAGCCGCGAGCACTTCGAGATGCGCACCCACAAGCGTCTGATCGACATCGTCGACCCGACGCCCAAGGCCGTCGACTCGCTGATGCGTCTCGACCTCCCGGCCGACGTCAACATCGAGATCAAGCTGTAA
- the tuf gene encoding elongation factor Tu produces MAKAKFERTKPHVNIGTIGHVDHGKTTLSAAISKVLADKYPSDTNVQRDFATIDSAPEERQRGITINISHIEYETPKRHYAHVDAPGHADYVKNMITGAAQMDGAILVVAATDGPMAQTREHVLLAKQVGVPYLLVALNKSDMVDDEEILELVELEVRELLAGQGFDEDAPVVKVSALKALEGEEKWVDAILELMQAVDDSVPDPERDRDKPFLMPIEDVFTITGRGTVVTGRAERGTLAINSEVEIVGIRPTQKTTVTGIEMFHKQLDEAWAGENCGLLLRGLKREDVERGQVVVKPGSVTPHTNFEGTAYILSKDEGGRHNPFYTNYRPQFYFRTTDVTGVISLPEGTEMVMPGDTTDMSVELIQPIAMEEGLGFAIREGGRTVGAGTVTKIVK; encoded by the coding sequence GTGGCCAAGGCCAAGTTCGAGCGGACCAAGCCGCACGTTAACATCGGAACCATCGGTCACGTTGACCACGGCAAGACGACGCTGTCCGCAGCCATCTCCAAGGTGCTCGCTGACAAGTACCCGTCTGACACCAACGTGCAGCGCGACTTCGCGACCATCGACTCCGCTCCTGAAGAGCGTCAGCGTGGTATCACGATCAACATCTCGCACATCGAGTACGAGACCCCCAAGCGCCACTACGCGCACGTTGACGCCCCGGGTCACGCTGACTACGTCAAGAACATGATCACCGGTGCTGCTCAGATGGACGGCGCCATCCTCGTGGTCGCCGCCACCGACGGCCCGATGGCTCAGACCCGTGAGCACGTTCTGCTCGCCAAGCAGGTCGGCGTTCCGTACCTGCTCGTCGCGCTGAACAAGTCCGACATGGTCGACGACGAGGAGATCCTGGAGCTCGTCGAGCTCGAGGTCCGCGAGCTGCTCGCAGGCCAGGGCTTCGACGAGGACGCTCCTGTCGTCAAGGTCTCGGCGCTGAAGGCGCTCGAGGGCGAAGAGAAGTGGGTCGACGCGATCCTCGAGCTCATGCAGGCTGTCGACGACAGCGTTCCGGACCCGGAGCGTGACCGCGACAAGCCGTTCCTCATGCCGATCGAGGACGTCTTCACGATCACCGGTCGTGGAACGGTCGTCACCGGCCGCGCCGAGCGTGGCACCCTCGCCATCAACTCCGAGGTCGAGATCGTCGGCATCCGCCCGACGCAGAAGACCACGGTCACCGGTATCGAGATGTTCCACAAGCAGCTCGACGAGGCATGGGCCGGCGAGAACTGTGGTCTGCTGCTTCGCGGTCTCAAGCGTGAGGACGTCGAGCGCGGCCAGGTCGTCGTGAAGCCGGGTTCGGTTACCCCGCACACGAACTTCGAGGGCACCGCGTACATCCTGTCCAAGGACGAGGGTGGCCGTCACAACCCGTTCTACACGAACTACCGCCCGCAGTTCTACTTCCGCACCACCGACGTCACCGGCGTCATCTCGCTGCCCGAGGGCACCGAGATGGTCATGCCCGGCGACACCACCGACATGTCGGTCGAGCTGATCCAGCCGATCGCCATGGAGGAGGGCCTCGGCTTCGCCATCCGTGAGGGTGGACGCACCGTCGGCGCCGGTACGGTCACGAAGATCGTCAAGTAA
- the fusA gene encoding elongation factor G produces the protein MAQDVLTDLSKVRNIGIMAHIDAGKTTTTERILFYTGVNHKLGETHDGASTTDWMEQEKERGITITSAAVTCFWNNNQINIIDTPGHVDFTVEVERSLRVLDGAVAVFDGKEGVEPQSETVWRQADKYGVPRICFVNKMDKLGADFYFTVDTIINRLGAKPLVLQLPIGAENDFVGVVDLIEMRALVWPGDSKGDVTMGASYEVQEIPADLKDKAEQYRQQLLETVAETDDALLEKFFGGEELTIAEIKGAIRKMVVANEIYPVLCGSAFKNRGVQPMLDAVVDYLPNPLDVGAIEAHDPKDEEKIIERRPDANDPFSALAFKVAVHPFFGRLTYVRVYSGHLDSGSAVVNSTKGKKERIGKIFQMHANKENPVDSLTAGNIYAVIGLKDTTTGDTLADPAAPVVLESMTFPEPVIEVAIEPKTKADQEKLGLAIQKLAEEDPTFRTELNPETGQTTIKGMGELHLDILVDRMKREFRVEANVGKPQVAYRETIKKAVEKHDYTHKKQTGGSGQFAKIQFNIEPLEVTADKTYEFVNSVTGGRIPREYIGSIDAGFQDAMNVGVLAGYPMVGVKATIVDGAAHDVDSSEMAFKIAGSMGFKEAARRANPVLLEPLMAVEVRTPEEYMGDVIGDLNSRRGQIQSMEDATGIKIVRASVPLSEMFGYIGDLRSKTSGRAVYSMEFDSYSEVPKAVADEIIQKTKGE, from the coding sequence GTGGCACAAGACGTGCTCACCGACCTGAGCAAGGTCCGCAACATCGGCATCATGGCGCACATCGATGCCGGCAAGACCACCACCACCGAGCGCATCCTGTTCTACACGGGCGTGAACCACAAGCTGGGTGAGACGCACGATGGCGCCTCGACCACCGACTGGATGGAGCAGGAGAAGGAGCGCGGCATCACGATCACGTCTGCCGCCGTGACCTGCTTCTGGAACAACAACCAGATCAACATCATCGACACCCCCGGTCACGTGGACTTCACGGTCGAGGTGGAGCGCTCGCTCCGCGTCCTCGACGGTGCTGTCGCCGTCTTCGACGGCAAGGAGGGCGTCGAGCCCCAGTCCGAGACCGTGTGGCGTCAGGCTGACAAGTACGGCGTTCCGCGCATCTGCTTCGTCAACAAGATGGACAAGCTCGGTGCGGACTTCTACTTCACCGTCGACACGATCATCAACCGCCTCGGAGCCAAGCCGCTCGTGCTGCAGCTCCCGATCGGTGCCGAGAACGACTTCGTCGGCGTCGTCGACCTCATCGAGATGCGCGCGCTGGTGTGGCCCGGTGACTCCAAGGGTGACGTGACGATGGGCGCCTCCTACGAGGTGCAGGAGATCCCCGCCGACCTCAAGGACAAGGCCGAGCAGTACCGCCAGCAGCTGCTGGAGACCGTCGCCGAGACCGACGACGCGCTGCTCGAGAAGTTCTTCGGCGGCGAAGAGCTCACGATCGCCGAGATCAAGGGCGCCATCCGCAAGATGGTCGTCGCGAACGAGATCTACCCGGTCCTCTGCGGCTCCGCGTTCAAGAACCGCGGCGTTCAGCCGATGCTGGATGCAGTCGTCGACTACCTCCCCAACCCCCTCGACGTCGGTGCCATCGAGGCGCACGACCCGAAGGACGAAGAGAAGATCATCGAGCGTCGTCCCGACGCCAACGACCCGTTCTCGGCTCTCGCGTTCAAGGTCGCCGTGCACCCGTTCTTCGGTCGTCTGACCTACGTTCGCGTGTACTCGGGCCACCTCGACTCGGGCTCTGCCGTGGTCAACTCGACCAAGGGCAAGAAGGAGCGCATCGGAAAGATCTTCCAGATGCACGCCAACAAGGAGAACCCGGTCGACTCGCTCACCGCGGGCAACATCTACGCCGTCATCGGACTGAAGGACACCACCACCGGTGACACCCTCGCCGACCCGGCCGCCCCGGTCGTCCTCGAGTCGATGACGTTCCCGGAGCCGGTGATCGAGGTCGCCATCGAGCCGAAGACCAAGGCCGACCAGGAGAAGCTGGGTCTCGCGATCCAGAAGCTCGCTGAGGAGGACCCGACCTTCCGCACGGAGCTCAACCCCGAGACCGGTCAGACGACCATCAAGGGCATGGGCGAGCTGCACCTCGACATCCTCGTCGACCGCATGAAGCGCGAATTCCGCGTCGAGGCGAACGTCGGAAAGCCCCAGGTGGCCTACCGCGAGACGATCAAGAAGGCCGTCGAGAAGCACGACTACACCCACAAGAAGCAGACCGGTGGTTCTGGACAGTTCGCGAAGATCCAGTTCAACATCGAGCCGCTCGAGGTCACGGCCGACAAGACGTACGAATTCGTCAACTCGGTCACCGGTGGTCGTATCCCGCGTGAGTACATCGGCTCCATCGATGCTGGTTTCCAGGATGCGATGAACGTCGGCGTGCTCGCCGGCTACCCGATGGTGGGCGTCAAGGCGACCATCGTCGACGGTGCCGCGCACGACGTCGACTCCTCGGAGATGGCGTTCAAGATCGCAGGATCCATGGGCTTCAAGGAGGCCGCGCGCCGCGCGAACCCCGTGCTGCTCGAGCCGCTGATGGCTGTCGAGGTGCGTACGCCCGAGGAGTACATGGGCGACGTCATCGGCGACCTGAACTCGCGTCGTGGACAGATCCAGTCGATGGAGGATGCCACCGGCATCAAGATCGTCCGGGCATCGGTTCCGCTGTCCGAGATGTTCGGCTACATCGGCGACCTGCGCTCGAAGACCTCTGGTCGCGCGGTGTACTCGATGGAGTTCGACTCGTACTCCGAGGTCCCCAAGGCCGTCGCAGACGAGATCATCCAGAAGACCAAGGGCGAGTAA
- the rpsG gene encoding 30S ribosomal protein S7: MPRKGPAPKRPVVNDPVYGAPIVTSLVNKILVDGKKSLAESIVYGALRGVEAKNGQDAVATLKKALDNVRPTLEVRSRRVGGSTYQVPVEVKPHRANTLALRWLVSYAKGRREKTMTERLQNEILDASNGLGAAVKRREDTHKMAESNRAFAHYRW, encoded by the coding sequence ATGCCTCGTAAGGGTCCCGCCCCCAAGCGCCCCGTCGTCAACGACCCCGTATACGGCGCGCCGATCGTCACCTCGCTGGTGAACAAGATCCTCGTCGACGGCAAGAAGTCGCTGGCCGAGTCGATCGTCTACGGCGCCCTCCGCGGCGTCGAGGCGAAGAACGGCCAGGATGCCGTCGCCACCCTCAAGAAGGCGCTCGACAACGTGCGCCCCACCCTTGAGGTCCGCAGCCGCCGCGTCGGTGGCTCGACCTACCAGGTGCCGGTCGAGGTCAAGCCTCACCGCGCCAACACGCTGGCCCTGCGCTGGCTCGTCAGCTACGCCAAGGGTCGTCGTGAGAAGACCATGACCGAGCGCCTCCAGAACGAGATCCTGGATGCCTCGAACGGCCTGGGCGCTGCAGTCAAGCGTCGTGAGGACACTCACAAGATGGCCGAGTCGAACCGCGCGTTCGCACACTACCGCTGGTAA
- the rpsL gene encoding 30S ribosomal protein S12 has product MPTIQQLVRKGRSPKVTKTKAPALKSNPQQAGVCTRVYTTTPKKPNSAMRKVARVKLRNGTEVTAYIPGEGHNLQEHSLVLVRGGRVKDLPGVRYKIVRGALDTQAVKNRKQARSRYGAKKG; this is encoded by the coding sequence GTGCCAACCATTCAGCAGTTGGTTCGCAAGGGTCGCTCGCCCAAGGTCACCAAGACCAAGGCGCCCGCCCTGAAGTCGAACCCCCAGCAGGCCGGGGTCTGCACCCGCGTCTACACCACCACCCCGAAGAAGCCGAACTCGGCGATGCGCAAGGTCGCTCGTGTGAAGCTCCGCAACGGCACCGAGGTCACCGCCTACATCCCCGGCGAGGGCCACAACCTGCAGGAGCACTCGCTGGTGCTCGTGCGCGGTGGTCGTGTGAAGGACCTCCCCGGTGTGCGTTACAAGATCGTCCGCGGCGCCCTGGACACCCAGGCAGTCAAGAACCGTAAGCAGGCTCGTTCCCGCTACGGTGCGAAGAAGGGTTGA
- a CDS encoding spermidine/putrescine ABC transporter substrate-binding protein: MERSLETQVDQAVEAWLRWVPRWEPATHRGRVAPCRRCLGSPVLSAVGIGANVPHGVQHGLSTRIKTVVDHAVAEYTARNLPMLQAELDQQAARNRARSYRPTEDLDPEYEGMPLDPDPVPGAPFLFTIAGLADDAAVELPPLPPLSDEAKAALRQEVALADEYANMVGREICGMLLSHRLAVQAAISQYVEPQIEAMLAELTQALDSPFDPEAP; the protein is encoded by the coding sequence GTGGAGCGCTCACTGGAGACTCAGGTCGACCAGGCCGTCGAGGCCTGGTTGCGCTGGGTGCCGCGCTGGGAGCCCGCCACGCATCGCGGCCGCGTCGCTCCGTGTCGCCGCTGCCTCGGTTCCCCGGTGCTCTCCGCCGTGGGGATCGGCGCGAACGTCCCGCATGGCGTCCAGCACGGGCTGTCCACGCGGATCAAGACCGTCGTCGACCATGCTGTGGCCGAGTACACGGCGAGGAATCTGCCGATGCTGCAGGCGGAGCTCGACCAGCAGGCCGCGCGCAACAGGGCCAGGAGTTATCGTCCGACCGAGGACCTCGACCCGGAGTACGAGGGCATGCCCCTCGACCCGGACCCCGTCCCCGGTGCGCCCTTCCTCTTCACCATCGCCGGACTCGCCGACGACGCGGCCGTGGAGCTGCCACCTCTGCCGCCGCTGTCCGACGAGGCGAAGGCCGCCCTCCGCCAGGAGGTGGCCCTCGCCGACGAGTACGCCAACATGGTCGGACGCGAGATCTGCGGGATGCTGCTGAGCCACCGCCTCGCTGTCCAGGCGGCGATCTCGCAATACGTCGAGCCGCAGATCGAAGCGATGCTGGCCGAACTCACCCAGGCGCTGGACTCCCCGTTCGACCCGGAGGCACCCTGA
- a CDS encoding ABC transporter, whose product MSDPEVPQNEPKSDVDDVVDSANAGLAEAEAARAEVPDRSAAAAEHAPVDHYAVDPDLAAFEAAERDHPGTFGASEPVDATPTSRFDAEVRDAKASALPVDDEFRFDRTSEASIADSAYAPPAAGDAETKVVPSEPLVAETVVAAPVQQQPIFVQAPEPPRERGNRGTAGAIGLLATLSFAILYLAVGLGWSALRGEVQADGIVDRVLETLTTWGFWVPVVVFFLAFWLLGAVINRGRWGLWVVFGLLVGVASYGGYILGQLFEAPFWLISARQATELIGEQLFAPLAIAAFVLGRELTIWFGAWVARSGARKTELNEEAQREYERTLEAGPSLSR is encoded by the coding sequence ATGAGTGACCCCGAGGTCCCCCAGAACGAGCCCAAGTCCGACGTCGACGACGTCGTCGACAGCGCCAACGCAGGGCTCGCTGAGGCCGAGGCAGCCCGCGCCGAGGTGCCCGACCGCTCGGCGGCCGCCGCAGAGCACGCCCCCGTCGATCATTACGCGGTCGACCCCGACCTCGCCGCCTTCGAAGCGGCCGAGCGCGACCACCCCGGCACCTTCGGTGCTTCGGAGCCCGTCGATGCGACGCCCACCTCCCGGTTCGACGCGGAGGTCCGCGACGCCAAGGCCTCGGCCCTCCCGGTCGACGACGAGTTCCGCTTCGACCGCACGTCGGAGGCGAGCATCGCCGACTCCGCCTACGCGCCTCCGGCAGCAGGCGACGCCGAGACGAAGGTCGTCCCCTCCGAGCCTCTCGTCGCGGAGACGGTCGTCGCCGCACCCGTCCAGCAGCAGCCCATCTTCGTGCAGGCACCGGAGCCGCCCCGTGAGCGCGGCAACCGCGGCACCGCCGGTGCGATCGGCCTGCTCGCCACACTGTCGTTCGCGATCCTCTACCTCGCCGTCGGGCTCGGGTGGAGCGCACTGCGTGGCGAAGTGCAAGCAGACGGCATCGTCGACCGCGTCCTCGAGACCCTGACGACGTGGGGCTTCTGGGTCCCTGTCGTGGTGTTCTTCCTCGCCTTCTGGCTGCTGGGCGCTGTCATCAACCGTGGGCGTTGGGGCCTGTGGGTGGTCTTCGGCCTCCTCGTCGGCGTCGCCTCCTACGGTGGATACATCCTCGGTCAGCTCTTCGAGGCGCCGTTCTGGCTGATCTCGGCCCGGCAGGCGACCGAGTTGATCGGAGAGCAGCTCTTCGCGCCGCTGGCCATCGCGGCGTTCGTCCTCGGGCGCGAGCTGACCATCTGGTTCGGCGCATGGGTCGCCCGCAGCGGCGCACGCAAGACCGAACTGAACGAAGAGGCCCAGCGCGAGTACGAGCGCACGCTCGAGGCCGGGCCCTCCCTCTCCAGGTAG
- a CDS encoding glycoside hydrolase family 13 protein — MTPLLPHHDGSALHVSDSAPELGDVVTVRLRVPSGYGPLAAVRTRSNPDHEPEWTTAHRIGEADGWEWWEAPVTVRNRRHGYRFVLLHEDGTVEWLNQSGLHRGETLDAEDFALVAHPAPPAWLNESVMYQVFPDRFARSAQADEHETPEWAIPAQWDDPVDPVLPGRSQQFYGGDLPGIIEHLDHLVSLGVNVLYLTPIFPAASNHRYDASSFDRVDPLLGGDEAYVRLIEEAHARGIRVIGDLTSNHSGDRHEWFRSARGNPGAQTESYYYFTDDANTAYESWLGTPTLPKFDWSSAALRERFITGDDSIVAKWLQPPYNADGWRIDVANMTGRLGDVDLNAEVRGLLRETMLRINPDAVLLGESTNDAISDLQGDGWHGAMTYPSFTRPVWGWLRGDEVEPWLTAEGETRTEPWFFGQPIGGIPAYTAEDVAAAITRFTAGIPWRVRLGNMQPLDTHDTGRFATYAAEGTVPVAAGLSMTLPGLPVVFAGDEFGMVGADGEASRTPMPWGSESHESVAPFLALYRDLVHLRREHPVLGTGGMRWMHVDEETLIFVRESVEETMLVVATRGGADAAIPAGALPGAGDATPVYGDAVLATAADGSIVISADGPSFAAWSLPGVRVPVVG; from the coding sequence ATGACCCCCCTCCTCCCGCACCACGACGGTTCCGCCCTCCACGTCTCGGACTCCGCGCCGGAGCTCGGCGACGTCGTGACCGTTCGCCTGCGCGTGCCGAGCGGGTACGGACCGCTCGCGGCCGTCCGCACCCGCTCGAACCCGGACCATGAGCCGGAGTGGACGACCGCGCACAGGATCGGCGAGGCCGACGGCTGGGAGTGGTGGGAAGCGCCCGTCACGGTGCGCAACCGCCGCCACGGATACCGCTTCGTGCTCCTGCACGAGGACGGGACGGTCGAGTGGCTCAACCAGTCGGGGCTCCACCGCGGAGAGACCCTCGATGCGGAGGACTTCGCCCTCGTGGCGCACCCCGCACCGCCCGCCTGGTTGAACGAGAGCGTCATGTACCAGGTGTTCCCCGACCGGTTCGCGCGGTCCGCGCAGGCGGACGAGCACGAGACGCCCGAATGGGCCATCCCCGCACAGTGGGACGACCCCGTCGATCCGGTGCTCCCCGGGAGGTCCCAGCAGTTCTACGGCGGCGACCTTCCAGGAATCATCGAGCACCTCGATCACCTCGTCTCGCTCGGCGTGAACGTCCTGTACCTCACGCCGATCTTCCCCGCCGCGTCCAACCACCGCTACGACGCGTCGAGCTTCGACCGCGTCGACCCGCTGCTCGGGGGCGATGAGGCGTACGTCCGCCTCATCGAGGAGGCGCACGCGCGCGGCATCCGCGTCATCGGCGATCTCACGAGCAATCACTCCGGGGACCGCCACGAATGGTTCCGTAGCGCGCGGGGAAACCCCGGCGCCCAGACGGAGAGCTACTACTACTTCACCGACGATGCGAACACCGCCTACGAATCATGGTTGGGGACCCCGACCCTGCCGAAGTTCGACTGGTCGTCCGCGGCGCTGCGCGAGCGGTTCATCACGGGTGACGACTCGATCGTCGCGAAGTGGCTCCAGCCGCCCTACAACGCCGACGGATGGCGCATCGACGTGGCGAACATGACCGGTCGCCTCGGCGACGTCGACCTCAACGCCGAGGTGCGCGGCCTCCTGCGCGAGACCATGCTGCGGATCAACCCGGACGCCGTGCTGCTCGGTGAATCCACCAACGACGCGATCAGCGACCTGCAGGGCGACGGATGGCACGGCGCCATGACCTACCCCTCCTTCACCCGGCCGGTGTGGGGCTGGCTGCGCGGTGACGAGGTGGAACCCTGGCTGACCGCCGAGGGGGAGACCCGCACCGAGCCGTGGTTCTTCGGGCAGCCGATCGGCGGCATCCCCGCATACACGGCGGAAGACGTCGCCGCAGCCATCACGCGCTTCACCGCCGGCATCCCGTGGCGGGTGCGACTGGGGAACATGCAGCCGCTGGACACGCATGACACCGGACGCTTCGCGACCTACGCCGCTGAGGGCACTGTTCCCGTCGCGGCGGGGCTGTCGATGACCCTGCCCGGTCTGCCGGTGGTCTTCGCCGGGGACGAGTTCGGCATGGTCGGTGCCGACGGTGAGGCCTCGCGCACCCCGATGCCGTGGGGGAGCGAGTCCCACGAATCCGTCGCCCCGTTCCTCGCGCTGTACCGCGACCTCGTGCACCTGCGCCGCGAGCACCCGGTGCTCGGCACCGGCGGAATGCGCTGGATGCACGTCGACGAGGAGACGCTGATCTTCGTCCGCGAATCCGTGGAGGAGACGATGCTCGTCGTCGCGACCCGTGGAGGTGCGGATGCCGCGATCCCGGCCGGCGCCCTGCCGGGCGCCGGGGATGCCACCCCGGTGTACGGCGACGCGGTCCTGGCAACGGCGGCAGACGGATCGATCGTCATCAGCGCCGATGGTCCCTCCTTCGCCGCGTGGTCGCTCCCCGGGGTGAGGGTGCCGGTCGTCGGCTGA
- a CDS encoding sugar ABC transporter permease, with translation MTSVKDESTTAIVTRGSRRGEAAPAPRRPFKKYFRETGWRHIVGVVIGVFAIFPLLYVFSASLNPGGTLLTANALFSNFDFSSYASLFGSSRHPYGAWFMNTLLIGLITAFFTVILGALAAYSFSRMRFTGRRFSLTALLVVQMFPQMLAMVAIFLLMVRIGDIFPAIGLNSQIGLIMVYLGGALGANTYLMYGFFNTVPASIDEAAKIDGAGHARIFFTIILRLVAPILAVVGLLSFIGTCSEFVLASVILIDPDKQTLAVGLYKFVADEFSKNWSVFAAGAVLAAILPVALFLALQKYIVGGLTAGSVK, from the coding sequence ATGACCTCCGTCAAGGACGAATCCACCACCGCGATCGTGACGCGCGGATCCCGACGTGGCGAGGCAGCGCCCGCTCCGCGTCGCCCGTTCAAGAAGTACTTCCGCGAGACCGGCTGGCGCCACATCGTCGGCGTCGTCATCGGCGTGTTCGCGATCTTCCCTCTTCTGTATGTCTTCTCGGCATCGTTGAACCCCGGCGGAACCCTGCTCACCGCGAACGCGCTGTTCAGCAACTTCGACTTCTCCAGCTACGCCTCCCTGTTCGGTTCCAGCAGGCACCCCTATGGCGCCTGGTTCATGAACACCCTGCTCATCGGACTGATCACGGCGTTCTTCACAGTGATCCTCGGCGCTCTGGCGGCGTACTCCTTCTCGCGCATGCGGTTCACCGGACGGCGATTCAGCCTCACGGCACTGCTGGTGGTGCAGATGTTCCCGCAGATGCTCGCGATGGTCGCGATCTTCCTGCTGATGGTCCGCATCGGCGACATCTTCCCTGCGATCGGACTGAACTCGCAGATCGGCCTGATCATGGTCTACCTCGGTGGTGCGCTCGGTGCGAACACGTACCTCATGTACGGCTTCTTCAACACCGTCCCCGCATCGATCGACGAGGCCGCCAAGATCGACGGGGCAGGTCACGCCCGCATCTTCTTCACGATCATCCTGCGTCTGGTGGCTCCGATCCTCGCGGTCGTGGGCCTGCTGAGCTTCATCGGGACCTGCAGCGAGTTCGTCCTCGCCAGCGTCATCCTCATCGACCCGGACAAGCAGACCCTCGCCGTCGGCCTGTACAAGTTCGTCGCGGACGAGTTCTCGAAGAACTGGAGCGTGTTCGCCGCCGGCGCCGTGCTCGCCGCCATCCTCCCCGTGGCGCTCTTCCTCGCATTGCAGAAGTACATCGTCGGCGGCCTCACCGCCGGAAGCGTCAAGTAG